A genomic stretch from Corynebacterium terpenotabidum Y-11 includes:
- a CDS encoding winged helix-turn-helix transcriptional regulator, producing the protein MKLTVLSDKGDIAEVLPSLALLSHETVLLPSAAGSVREVGDADIVLIDVTGRNLLGIRDLCRSVAAAYPTLPVAVAIEETSVIALDGSWAVDDFILPTATPTEVDARLRMLMTRRPVPVEEAEDSQVASIGGLIVDEVTYVARVEGRPLDLTYKEFELLYFLVKHAGRVFSREQLLQDVWGYDYFGGTRTVDVHVRRLRAKLGHDYEKVIATVRNVGYKAVDISGDGR; encoded by the coding sequence GTGAAACTGACCGTGCTCTCGGACAAGGGCGATATCGCAGAAGTCCTGCCCTCACTGGCACTGCTGTCCCATGAGACCGTCCTGCTGCCGTCTGCCGCGGGCTCGGTCCGCGAGGTGGGGGACGCCGACATCGTCCTCATCGACGTCACCGGGAGGAACCTGCTCGGGATCCGGGACCTCTGCCGCTCCGTTGCTGCCGCGTACCCGACCCTGCCGGTCGCGGTCGCCATCGAGGAGACCAGCGTCATCGCCCTCGACGGTTCCTGGGCGGTCGACGACTTCATCCTCCCGACGGCGACCCCCACCGAGGTGGACGCGCGACTCCGGATGCTCATGACCCGACGCCCGGTGCCGGTCGAGGAGGCGGAGGACAGTCAGGTCGCCTCCATCGGCGGTCTCATCGTCGACGAGGTCACCTACGTCGCCCGGGTGGAGGGACGCCCGCTCGACCTCACCTACAAGGAATTCGAGCTGCTCTACTTCCTGGTCAAGCACGCCGGCCGCGTGTTCAGCCGGGAACAGCTGCTCCAGGACGTGTGGGGCTACGACTATTTCGGCGGCACCCGGACCGTGGACGTCCACGTCCGGCGGTTGCGCGCCAAGCTCGGCCACGACTACGAGAAGGTCATCGCCACGGTCCGCAACGTGGGCTACAAGGCGGTCGACATCAGCGGAGACGGGAGATAA
- the mshD gene encoding mycothiol synthase, with protein sequence MDTHRWLEDGPADQREVWRTGLRDLLAEVFASDGVPALSEAFVRGIDEGSGHRHLLALDDGRVVGVLAVDAKEMDDAAAIAELAVHPAVRRRGIATALLREAATGIDPNSQFSVWSHGDLGAARGLAQGRGARTVRELLKMTVPCGVGDPVRDTLLTAVASARTTVEAADLEILDYTAACAEFGGDVVDEEWLRVNNEAFAWHPEQGGWDLDRLRGARTTDWFDPAGVIMLWYRDEVQGPHCAGVHWTKHPAGDTHGEVYVVCLADAVRGRGLGGPLTLLGIGHLIDGGAEAVDLYVEGDNTPAVATYRRLGFEVVHRDVVYRGMV encoded by the coding sequence ATGGACACCCACCGGTGGCTCGAGGACGGTCCGGCGGACCAGCGGGAGGTCTGGCGTACGGGGCTCCGTGACCTGCTGGCGGAGGTGTTCGCCAGCGACGGCGTCCCCGCCCTGTCCGAGGCCTTTGTCCGGGGGATCGACGAGGGGAGTGGCCACCGTCACCTCCTCGCCCTCGACGACGGTCGGGTGGTCGGAGTCCTCGCCGTCGACGCCAAGGAGATGGACGATGCCGCGGCGATCGCCGAACTTGCCGTCCACCCCGCTGTCCGCCGACGCGGCATCGCCACCGCCCTGCTGCGTGAGGCAGCCACCGGCATTGACCCGAATTCCCAGTTCAGCGTGTGGTCCCACGGTGATCTTGGCGCCGCCCGCGGGCTGGCCCAGGGTCGCGGTGCCCGCACGGTCCGTGAGCTGTTGAAGATGACGGTGCCCTGCGGCGTCGGCGATCCCGTCCGGGACACCCTCCTCACCGCGGTCGCGTCCGCCCGGACGACAGTGGAGGCCGCCGACCTGGAGATCCTCGACTACACTGCCGCCTGCGCGGAGTTCGGTGGGGACGTCGTCGACGAGGAGTGGCTCCGGGTCAACAACGAGGCCTTCGCCTGGCACCCGGAACAGGGCGGCTGGGATCTCGACCGTCTGCGGGGTGCGCGGACCACTGACTGGTTCGATCCGGCCGGCGTCATCATGCTCTGGTACCGCGACGAGGTCCAGGGGCCGCACTGTGCCGGGGTGCACTGGACGAAGCACCCCGCCGGGGACACCCACGGCGAGGTGTACGTCGTCTGTCTCGCCGACGCGGTCCGCGGCCGGGGACTCGGCGGACCGTTGACCCTCCTGGGCATCGGCCACCTCATCGACGGAGGAGCCGAGGCTGTTGACCTGTACGTGGAGGGGGACAACACCCCGGCGGTGGCGACATACCGCCGCCTCGGATTCGAGGTCGTCCACCGGGACGTGGTGTACCGCGGCATGGTTTAG
- the pstS gene encoding phosphate ABC transporter substrate-binding protein PstS: protein MTTVTRSAATVSALAALTAGSLLLTSCSNSSDGSGSSANSAFDLSGTTGELRGEGASSQQKAMELFGVAYQSAVPGATLAYNATGSGAGQKQFIAGQVDFGGSDSALSGDQVADAAERCGGNDAWHLPMVVGPVAVAFRIDGVDALNLSVDTLAKIFKGEITTWNDPTIAAENDGVDLPDLPISVLYRAEESGTSDNFQKFLNVATDGYWDTEGKTFPTKVGAGAQGSSGVADQVKATDGAITYVESGYATAAGLGVAALDFGAGPVALSTESVNTALSAATFTGTGNDLVVDSEALFASQEPGAYPLALTTYQIVCSAGYDEETADRVKDFLYTILDNQNDDLESAGYVPLSGSFRDRLVTAVDALA from the coding sequence GTGACCACCGTGACGCGCTCCGCCGCCACCGTTTCCGCCCTCGCCGCACTGACTGCCGGCTCACTCCTCCTCACCTCCTGCTCCAATTCCAGCGACGGTTCCGGCTCCAGCGCGAACTCCGCATTCGATCTGTCGGGGACCACCGGTGAACTGCGGGGTGAAGGCGCCAGCTCCCAGCAGAAGGCGATGGAGCTGTTCGGCGTGGCCTACCAGTCCGCCGTCCCCGGGGCGACGCTGGCCTACAACGCGACCGGGTCCGGCGCCGGACAGAAGCAGTTCATCGCCGGTCAGGTCGACTTCGGCGGCTCCGATTCCGCGCTGAGTGGCGACCAGGTGGCCGACGCGGCGGAGCGATGCGGTGGCAATGACGCCTGGCACCTGCCGATGGTCGTCGGCCCCGTCGCGGTCGCCTTCCGGATCGACGGGGTGGACGCACTGAACCTCTCCGTCGACACCCTCGCCAAGATCTTCAAGGGTGAGATCACCACCTGGAACGACCCCACGATCGCCGCGGAGAACGACGGCGTCGACCTGCCCGACCTTCCGATCAGCGTCCTCTACCGCGCAGAAGAGTCCGGGACCTCCGACAACTTCCAGAAGTTCCTCAACGTCGCCACCGACGGGTACTGGGACACCGAAGGCAAGACCTTCCCGACCAAGGTCGGTGCCGGTGCCCAGGGATCCTCCGGGGTCGCCGACCAGGTCAAGGCGACCGACGGGGCGATCACCTATGTCGAATCCGGCTACGCGACCGCCGCCGGTCTGGGCGTCGCGGCACTCGACTTCGGCGCAGGTCCGGTGGCTCTGTCCACCGAGAGCGTGAATACGGCACTGTCCGCCGCCACGTTCACCGGCACCGGCAACGACCTCGTCGTCGATTCCGAGGCCCTGTTTGCCTCGCAGGAGCCCGGTGCCTACCCGCTGGCACTCACCACCTACCAGATCGTCTGCTCCGCGGGCTACGACGAGGAGACCGCTGACCGGGTGAAGGATTTCCTCTACACCATCCTCGACAACCAGAACGACGACCTGGAGAGCGCCGGCTACGTGCCGCTGTCCGGTTCCTTCCGGGACCGGCTCGTCACCGCCGTCGACGCCCTCGCCTGA
- the pstC gene encoding phosphate ABC transporter permease subunit PstC, whose amino-acid sequence MTRTESHGVGVGSDARTGPARAEEVGVGSSPTASGLTGGTGHRRGDRIFVSLTTSSAVLITVFIASIAVFLILQAVPALAKLRDGLGSFFTWSGDWNLSYSTNDGGWMQFGIPNLFFTTVLASVVALAIAMPVALGVAVFLSNYCPERLVRPLGFLIDLLAAVPSIVFGIWGMQVLGPSLGGVFEWVHSWAGGFFLFQWDQQTSPAFSTSRNVFTGGVVLAIMILPIIAATAREVFIQTPRGHIEAALALGATRWEVVRLTVLPFGMSGYISGAMLGLGRALGETMALYMVIASAPGFRWSLFDGGTTFATAIANAAPEFNDDTKAGAYIAAGLVLFALTFIVNAAARAVVNNRR is encoded by the coding sequence ATGACCAGGACAGAATCCCACGGCGTCGGCGTCGGCAGCGACGCGCGGACCGGCCCGGCCCGGGCGGAAGAGGTCGGGGTCGGCAGCTCCCCCACGGCCTCCGGTCTCACCGGTGGGACCGGCCACCGGCGCGGCGACCGGATCTTCGTCTCCCTCACCACCTCGTCCGCAGTACTCATCACCGTCTTCATCGCGTCGATCGCCGTCTTCCTCATCCTCCAGGCGGTGCCTGCTCTGGCGAAGCTGCGGGACGGCTTGGGGAGCTTCTTCACCTGGTCCGGGGACTGGAACCTCAGCTACTCCACCAACGACGGCGGATGGATGCAGTTCGGTATCCCGAACCTGTTCTTCACCACCGTGCTGGCCTCCGTCGTGGCCCTCGCCATCGCTATGCCGGTCGCGCTCGGAGTGGCGGTGTTCCTGTCGAACTACTGCCCGGAACGGCTCGTCCGACCACTCGGCTTCCTCATCGACCTGCTCGCCGCCGTACCGTCCATCGTCTTCGGTATCTGGGGGATGCAGGTCCTCGGTCCCTCGCTCGGCGGTGTCTTCGAGTGGGTGCACAGCTGGGCCGGCGGGTTCTTCCTCTTCCAGTGGGACCAGCAGACCTCGCCCGCCTTCTCCACCAGCCGCAACGTCTTCACCGGCGGGGTGGTGCTGGCGATCATGATCCTGCCGATCATCGCCGCCACCGCCCGGGAGGTCTTCATCCAGACCCCGCGCGGGCACATCGAGGCAGCCCTGGCGCTCGGGGCCACCCGGTGGGAGGTCGTCCGGCTCACCGTTCTGCCGTTCGGCATGTCCGGCTACATCTCAGGCGCCATGCTCGGTCTGGGTCGCGCCCTGGGCGAGACGATGGCCCTCTACATGGTCATCGCCTCGGCACCGGGATTCCGATGGTCCCTCTTCGACGGTGGCACCACCTTCGCCACCGCCATCGCCAACGCCGCCCCGGAGTTCAACGATGACACGAAGGCCGGCGCCTACATCGCCGCTGGCCTCGTGCTCTTCGCCCTGACCTTCATCGTCAACGCGGCCGCCCGCGCGGTCGTCAACAACAGGAGGTAG
- the pstA gene encoding phosphate ABC transporter permease PstA — MTTTRTGTIDHSHDTLAPSGFTDISASRRQRDRVATGVVYAMAGIALVPLIWVMITLISKGLPTVLDLGWWTFDMAGQLSDRPGGGIAHAVIGTLTQAVVTTVISVPVGVLTAVYLVEYARGGWLGRVTTFMVDILTGVPSIVAALFIYALWISIFGFDRSGFAVSLALVLLMIPVIVRNTEEMLRIVPVDLREAAYALGVPKWKTIVKIVLPTALSGIVTGVMLAVARIMGESAPVLILVGATPVINWNVLEGNQNSLPLFMLEMYKLQASDEVLGRLWGAALTLVLLIAALNVAARLISRRFSVTTH; from the coding sequence ATGACCACGACACGCACCGGCACTATCGACCACTCCCACGACACGCTCGCCCCCAGCGGATTCACCGACATCTCCGCGTCCCGCCGACAGCGCGACCGGGTCGCCACCGGCGTGGTCTACGCGATGGCAGGCATCGCCCTGGTGCCGCTGATCTGGGTGATGATCACCCTGATATCCAAGGGGCTGCCGACCGTCCTCGACCTCGGTTGGTGGACCTTCGACATGGCGGGTCAGCTCTCCGACCGTCCCGGCGGCGGCATCGCCCACGCCGTGATCGGTACGCTGACCCAGGCCGTGGTGACCACGGTCATCTCCGTCCCCGTCGGGGTGCTCACCGCCGTCTATCTCGTGGAGTACGCCCGCGGCGGCTGGCTCGGCCGAGTCACCACCTTCATGGTGGACATCCTCACCGGCGTCCCGTCCATTGTCGCGGCCCTGTTCATCTACGCCCTGTGGATCAGTATCTTCGGATTCGACCGCTCCGGCTTCGCCGTCTCCCTCGCCCTGGTCCTCCTGATGATTCCGGTGATCGTCCGCAACACCGAGGAGATGCTCCGGATCGTCCCGGTGGACCTGCGGGAAGCCGCCTACGCTCTGGGCGTCCCGAAATGGAAGACGATCGTGAAGATCGTGCTGCCCACCGCCCTCTCCGGCATCGTCACCGGCGTGATGCTGGCCGTCGCCCGGATCATGGGGGAGTCCGCCCCGGTCCTCATCCTCGTCGGCGCGACCCCGGTGATCAACTGGAACGTGCTGGAGGGGAACCAGAACTCCCTGCCGCTGTTCATGCTGGAGATGTACAAACTCCAGGCCAGCGACGAGGTTCTCGGGCGCCTGTGGGGTGCCGCTCTCACCCTCGTCCTGCTCATCGCCGCCCTGAATGTGGCGGCCCGGCTGATTTCCCGACGGTTCTCCGTCACGACACACTGA
- the pstB gene encoding phosphate ABC transporter ATP-binding protein PstB, translating into MAKRLDLHDVNIFYGDFHAVQNVDLNVPPRSVTAFIGPSGCGKSTVLRAINRMHEVIPGAYVEGEILLDGENIYDRRIDPVAVRNTIGMVFQKANPFPTMSIEENVVAGLKLAGEKNKQTLREVAEKSLRSANLWEEVKDRLDKPGGGLSGGQQQRLCIARAIAVEPEVLLMDEPCSALDPISTLAVEDLIHELKEEFTIVIVTHNMQQAARVSDQTAFFSLEAAGRPGQLVEVGATTTIFGSPEKKETEDYISGRFG; encoded by the coding sequence ATGGCTAAGCGCCTCGATCTGCATGACGTCAACATCTTCTACGGTGACTTCCATGCCGTGCAGAACGTTGACCTGAACGTCCCGCCCCGCTCGGTCACCGCCTTCATCGGGCCCTCCGGCTGCGGCAAATCCACCGTGCTGCGGGCGATCAACCGGATGCACGAGGTGATCCCCGGCGCCTATGTGGAGGGAGAGATCCTGCTCGACGGGGAGAACATCTACGACCGGCGAATCGACCCGGTCGCGGTCCGCAACACCATCGGCATGGTCTTCCAGAAAGCCAATCCGTTCCCGACGATGTCCATCGAGGAGAACGTGGTCGCCGGACTGAAACTCGCGGGGGAGAAGAACAAGCAGACACTCCGCGAGGTCGCCGAGAAGTCCCTGCGTAGCGCGAACCTCTGGGAGGAGGTCAAGGACCGGCTCGACAAGCCCGGCGGTGGGCTCTCCGGCGGCCAGCAGCAGCGTCTGTGCATCGCCCGGGCCATCGCCGTGGAGCCGGAGGTGCTGCTCATGGACGAACCGTGTTCGGCACTCGACCCGATCTCCACCCTTGCCGTGGAAGACCTCATCCACGAGCTGAAGGAGGAGTTCACCATCGTCATCGTCACCCACAACATGCAGCAGGCGGCGCGGGTCTCCGACCAGACCGCATTCTTCTCCCTGGAGGCGGCCGGACGCCCCGGTCAACTTGTCGAGGTCGGGGCAACAACGACCATCTTCGGCTCCCCGGAGAAGAAGGAGACCGAGGACTACATCTCCGGACGCTTCGGCTGA
- a CDS encoding gluconokinase — protein MGVSGSGKSQLAAELQSRTGFTGATAEELQPAEVRAKMAGGGFVSPDDRLPWAYAIRDWLTDQARQGHSTVVVSLGLGRRARDIFRQAEGFVFFVHVHGTEDVIVERIRQREGVAPDDAMREVLRQQYAELERLRADEPGVRLDASRPPEVLADAALASLTVAERAWEVDSESV, from the coding sequence ATGGGGGTCAGCGGCAGCGGGAAGAGTCAGCTCGCGGCGGAGTTACAGTCGCGCACCGGATTCACCGGAGCGACCGCCGAAGAACTGCAGCCCGCCGAGGTCCGGGCGAAGATGGCGGGGGGCGGTTTCGTGTCCCCCGATGACCGTCTGCCCTGGGCGTACGCCATCCGCGACTGGCTCACCGACCAGGCCCGCCAGGGGCACTCCACCGTCGTCGTCAGCCTCGGTCTGGGCCGTCGGGCCCGGGACATCTTCCGTCAGGCCGAGGGATTCGTCTTCTTCGTCCACGTCCACGGCACCGAGGACGTCATCGTCGAACGGATCCGGCAGCGCGAAGGTGTTGCACCGGACGACGCGATGCGTGAGGTCCTGCGTCAGCAGTACGCGGAGCTGGAACGGCTGCGGGCCGATGAACCGGGTGTCCGGCTGGACGCCTCGCGCCCCCCGGAGGTGCTGGCGGACGCGGCGCTGGCGTCCCTCACCGTCGCCGAGCGGGCCTGGGAAGTCGACTCAGAAAGCGTCTGA
- the phoU gene encoding phosphate signaling complex protein PhoU, translating into MRTVYQEQMRTFAHDLSVMADRVRAMMSGACTALFDADIETAETVLTSVDDVEDLRRKAEKTSFELLALEGPVARDLRQVVSGTYIVEELARMAALAVHVARIARRHHPDRTLPESVEPFFREMARLIEDIGDKLHDVLVTYDPEKAMELALDDDAVDDLHEHMFQLTTKREWPYPVAAAVDVTLLSRYLERYSDHAVNIGTRVVYLATGRQPSEYETARRSAEQRETMLEQFDEIRRRYGSDAF; encoded by the coding sequence ATGCGCACCGTGTACCAGGAACAGATGCGGACCTTCGCCCACGACCTCTCGGTCATGGCCGACCGGGTCCGGGCAATGATGTCCGGGGCATGCACGGCCCTGTTCGACGCCGACATCGAGACCGCAGAGACCGTCCTCACGTCCGTCGACGATGTCGAGGACCTCCGGAGGAAGGCGGAAAAGACCTCCTTCGAACTGCTCGCTCTGGAAGGCCCCGTCGCCCGGGACCTGCGTCAGGTCGTCTCCGGCACCTATATCGTCGAGGAACTGGCCCGGATGGCCGCGCTGGCGGTCCACGTCGCCCGCATCGCCCGACGGCACCATCCGGACCGCACGCTGCCGGAGAGCGTGGAGCCGTTCTTCCGGGAAATGGCCCGTCTCATCGAGGACATCGGCGACAAGCTCCACGACGTCCTGGTGACCTATGACCCGGAGAAGGCGATGGAGCTCGCCCTCGACGATGACGCGGTCGATGACCTCCATGAGCACATGTTCCAGCTCACCACGAAGCGCGAGTGGCCCTACCCCGTCGCCGCCGCCGTCGACGTCACCCTGCTCTCCCGGTACCTCGAGCGGTATTCGGACCATGCGGTGAACATCGGCACCCGGGTGGTGTACCTGGCGACCGGCCGTCAGCCGAGCGAGTACGAGACCGCCCGTCGGTCCGCAGAGCAGCGGGAGACGATGCTAGAGCAGTTCGACGAGATCCGCCGCCGCTATGGATCAGACGCTTTCTGA
- the dusB gene encoding tRNA dihydrouridine synthase DusB: MTSATTTSPALTIGPLTLASPVVLAPMAGVTNVAFRTLCREQERERTGSVSGLYVCEMITARALVERNPKTLHMSRFAPDETPRSLQLYTTDPEYTYKAARMLAEEDMADHLDMNFGCPVPKVTRRGGGSALPYKRNLFAAIVGAAVKGVADAGRGDGPDAIPVTVKFRVGIDDEHHTHLDAGRIAADQGAAAVTLHGRTAAQRYSGSADWGEIARLVEHMDGTGVPVLGNGDIFKASDAADMMQQTGCDGVVVGRGCLGRPWLFAELSAHLRGEPVPAEPTLGEVAHIITRHAELLAAHDGETHATRDIRKHIAWYLRGFPAGGEMRRELGRINSLEVLREVLAPIQDSEARAADADGARGRQGSPGKVSLPHGWLDDPYEDVGVAEDGEDVANNGG; this comes from the coding sequence GTGACTAGTGCGACGACCACCTCCCCCGCCCTGACCATCGGACCGCTGACCCTGGCGTCCCCGGTGGTCCTGGCCCCCATGGCCGGGGTGACCAACGTCGCTTTCCGCACCCTGTGCCGGGAGCAGGAACGCGAACGCACCGGGTCGGTCTCCGGCCTGTACGTCTGCGAGATGATCACCGCCCGCGCCCTCGTCGAACGCAATCCGAAGACCCTGCACATGTCCCGGTTCGCCCCGGACGAGACCCCACGCAGTCTGCAGCTCTACACCACCGATCCGGAGTACACCTACAAGGCGGCCCGGATGCTCGCCGAGGAGGACATGGCCGACCACCTCGACATGAACTTCGGCTGCCCGGTCCCCAAAGTCACCCGGCGCGGTGGCGGATCTGCCCTGCCCTACAAGCGCAACCTCTTCGCCGCCATCGTCGGCGCCGCGGTGAAGGGAGTGGCGGACGCCGGACGCGGCGACGGCCCGGATGCCATCCCGGTCACGGTGAAGTTCCGCGTCGGCATCGACGACGAGCACCACACCCATCTCGACGCCGGACGCATCGCCGCCGACCAGGGTGCCGCCGCCGTCACCCTGCACGGGCGTACCGCCGCCCAGCGCTACTCGGGTTCCGCGGACTGGGGCGAGATCGCCCGCCTGGTCGAGCACATGGACGGGACGGGCGTCCCCGTGCTCGGCAACGGTGACATCTTCAAGGCCTCGGACGCGGCGGACATGATGCAGCAGACCGGTTGCGACGGCGTGGTCGTCGGACGCGGTTGCCTGGGCCGCCCCTGGCTCTTCGCTGAACTGTCCGCCCATCTGCGTGGTGAACCGGTCCCCGCCGAGCCGACCCTGGGCGAGGTCGCACACATCATCACCCGCCACGCTGAACTCCTTGCCGCCCACGACGGGGAGACGCACGCCACCCGCGATATCCGCAAGCACATCGCCTGGTACCTCCGCGGTTTCCCGGCCGGCGGGGAGATGCGTCGCGAGCTGGGCCGGATCAACAGCCTGGAGGTCCTCCGTGAGGTCCTCGCCCCGATCCAGGACTCCGAGGCCCGCGCCGCGGACGCCGACGGTGCCCGCGGTCGGCAGGGGTCGCCGGGCAAGGTGTCTCTGCCGCACGGCTGGTTGGACGACCCCTATGAAGACGTGGGTGTCGCCGAGGACGGGGAGGACGTCGCGAACAACGGCGGGTAG
- a CDS encoding succinate CoA transferase, whose product MSERIRNQALKSKVMSAEEAVQFINNGDLIGTSGFTGAGYPKGMPAAIAAKATEAHARGDEWAVKILTGASTAPENDGVLADADAVSFRSPFNTDPKMRAKINEGKVKYTDIHLSELGMYVQEGFFGHMDVAIVEAVAIREDGTVVPSSAVGNNVEYMDAADRIIIEINEWQDLELEGMHDIYRMPMPGSRVPLPIVSPGDRIGTTSIDVDPAKIVAIVITDGPDRNAPFKPVDETSKAIAGHLLDFLEGEVQGGRLAYDRLILQNGVGNVPNAVLAGLQDSKFENITAYTEVIQDGMLDLIDSGKMSFASATSFCLSPDAAHRMNQDATRYRNHIVLRPQQVSNHPEVIRRLAPVGINGMIEADIYGNVNSTNVAGSKMMNGIGGSGDFTRNAYISSFVTPSVAKNGDISAVVPFVSHVDHAEHDVKLVVTEQGYADLRGLCPRDRVKKMIAIAAPEYRPLLEEYVEFAAKSAAASRAQHTPHDLTRAFEFHTRFLETGSMKK is encoded by the coding sequence GTGTCAGAGCGCATCAGGAATCAGGCCCTGAAGTCTAAGGTCATGTCCGCAGAGGAGGCGGTCCAGTTCATCAACAACGGTGACCTGATCGGTACCTCGGGCTTCACCGGCGCCGGATACCCCAAGGGCATGCCTGCCGCGATCGCCGCCAAGGCGACGGAGGCCCACGCCCGCGGTGACGAGTGGGCCGTGAAGATCCTCACCGGTGCCTCCACCGCCCCGGAGAACGACGGTGTCCTCGCGGACGCGGACGCGGTCAGCTTCCGCTCCCCGTTCAACACCGACCCCAAGATGCGTGCCAAGATCAACGAGGGCAAGGTCAAGTACACCGACATCCACCTCTCCGAGCTGGGTATGTACGTCCAGGAAGGCTTCTTCGGCCACATGGACGTCGCCATCGTCGAGGCGGTTGCCATCCGTGAGGACGGGACCGTCGTCCCCTCCTCCGCCGTGGGCAACAACGTCGAGTACATGGACGCCGCCGACCGGATCATCATCGAGATCAACGAGTGGCAGGACCTCGAGCTCGAGGGCATGCACGACATCTACCGCATGCCGATGCCGGGTTCCCGGGTGCCGCTGCCGATCGTTTCCCCGGGTGACCGCATCGGTACCACCTCCATCGATGTGGACCCGGCGAAGATCGTCGCCATCGTCATCACCGACGGCCCGGACCGTAACGCACCCTTCAAGCCGGTCGACGAGACCTCCAAGGCCATCGCCGGTCACCTCCTCGACTTCCTCGAGGGAGAGGTCCAGGGTGGACGCCTCGCATACGACCGCCTGATCCTCCAGAACGGCGTCGGCAATGTCCCCAACGCCGTGCTCGCCGGTCTGCAGGACTCGAAGTTCGAGAACATCACCGCCTACACCGAGGTGATCCAGGACGGCATGCTCGACCTCATCGACTCCGGCAAGATGTCCTTCGCCTCCGCGACATCCTTCTGCCTCTCGCCGGACGCCGCCCACCGGATGAACCAGGACGCCACCCGCTACCGCAACCACATCGTGCTGCGTCCCCAGCAGGTCTCCAACCACCCGGAAGTCATCCGCCGACTCGCCCCGGTCGGGATCAACGGCATGATCGAGGCCGACATCTACGGCAACGTGAACTCCACCAACGTCGCCGGCTCCAAGATGATGAACGGCATCGGCGGTTCCGGTGACTTCACCCGTAACGCCTACATCTCCTCCTTCGTCACCCCGTCGGTGGCCAAGAACGGCGACATCTCCGCCGTCGTCCCCTTCGTGTCCCACGTCGACCATGCCGAGCATGACGTCAAGCTCGTCGTCACGGAGCAGGGTTACGCCGACCTCCGTGGCCTGTGCCCCCGCGACCGGGTGAAGAAGATGATCGCGATCGCCGCCCCGGAGTACCGTCCGCTGCTCGAGGAGTACGTGGAGTTCGCCGCGAAGTCTGCCGCTGCGTCCCGTGCCCAGCACACCCCGCACGACCTCACCCGCGCCTTCGAGTTCCACACCCGGTTCCTGGAGACCGGCTCGATGAAGAAGTAG